The DNA segment GCGGTTTTGATCGGAGGCATCTTCGAGTTGATTCCTCCCTTCTTTATCTCGAGAACCGCGGTGCCGATCCAAGGAGTGAAACCCTTTTCTCCTCTTGAACTCGCGGGAAGAGACATCTATCAAAAAGAAGGATGCAACAATTGTCATACACAGATGATCCGCCCTTTCAAATGGGAAGTCGATCGTTTTGATCCGTCCAAGTCCTACGGAAGAGACGGATATTCCAAGGCGGGAGAATTCGTTTACGATCATCCGTTTCTCTGGGGATCCAAAAGAACCGGACCCGATCTCGCGCACGAATCTCAGATTCAACCTTCGTATGCCTGGCATAAGACACATTTGATCAATCCGAGAGACACGTCACCCGGATCCGTTATGCCCGCCTATCCTTGGCTTTTTGAAGAGAAAGCGACTCTCAACGTGAAAGAAATCATAGATCACATGAGAGGACTATCCAAGGTCGGAGTTCCTTATACGGAAGAAGATTATATTTCCGCAGAACGGGAGTTAGCCGCAAAAACGGAAGGAGACGCTTTGATCGCGTATCTTCTCAAATTAGGAAAGGACACCGCGGAGCTGTCCAAGTCCATTCAGTGAGGCAGACATGGAACTCGAACTGATTCAAATCTACAAGTTTGCAAGATTGCCTCTGTTGGTTTTGGCGATCACACTAATCACCTTCTACGTCTACAATCGGAAGAGAAAGACGCAGATGGAAGACCCTAAGTTTAGAATGTTAGAAGAGGACTGATCTATGACTCATAATCCCAATCAAGAATTTGACGGTATCAGACAAGCAGACAACCCGCTTCCCAATTGGTGGAAATGGATCTTTGTGGCCTGTGTGGTTGCAGCTCTTGTGTATTCCATCTATTTTCATAAGTATTCAAGCTGGGAACAGGACGTTGCTTATGAGAACGAGGTCAAAGAACACGAAGAAAAATTTCCAAAAGCGATCGCTGTCACCAGCGACGATGGAAGCAATCCTCTTCGCGGAAATACAAACGCGATCGCCGAAGGTGAAAAAACCTTTAAGACGATCTGTGCGGCCTGTCACGGTCCGACTGGACAAGGTCTGGTTGGCCCCAACTTAGTCGACTCGGAATGGATACACGGATCTTCGGATTCGGAAGTCTATGCGACGATCATGAAAGGGATCGCGTTTGATAAGGCAAAGTTGGGAAGAGGACCGATGCCTCCGCACGAAAACTCGCTCGGATCCGAAAAGGTCTATCAAGTGATGGCTTGGCTCGCGTCTCAGAACAAAAGCCTCAAGGCTTCGCGGTAAGTTTATTAAATTCTTGGATGAAATCCTGAATGCGATCTCATCCAAGAACCCGATCGTTTTACTCTTGAGAGAATATAGAATGCAACTGAAGTCGGCTTCTCATTCTTTCCGGAGACCACTAAGGAGGACTTCTGTGGTCATCTCCAGACATATTACCGGTAAGATTCGTTCGGCAAGATATTTAGTAGAAGCGATCTTACTTCCCATCTATTTTTTTCTTCCTTGGCTCCGTTGGGGGGATCATCCTTTCATCCGGCTCGACATTCCGAACCGAAAATTCTATTTGCTTGGAAATATTTTTACCCCGCAGGAAGGATACTATCTTCACCTATTCCTGATCGGAATGGGTCTCGCCTTATTTTTCTTTACCACTTTGATCGGAAGGGTTTGGTGCGGTTGGGCCTGCCCTCAAACAGTATTCACGGATTTATTTGATTGGATCGGAAGAACGATTTTAGGATCCAAATACGGCAAAAAAGACGCGCCTAGGTTCGGAAAATTCATCGTTCACTTTCTCTGGATTCTCGTGAGCATCCTCGGTGCGACGGCTTGGGTCTCCTATTTCGCCGATCCGTATGAAATGATAAACAAAATCCGATCTTCCGC comes from the Leptospira sp. WS92.C1 genome and includes:
- a CDS encoding cbb3-type cytochrome c oxidase subunit 3, producing MELELIQIYKFARLPLLVLAITLITFYVYNRKRKTQMEDPKFRMLEED
- a CDS encoding cbb3-type cytochrome c oxidase N-terminal domain-containing protein — translated: MTHNPNQEFDGIRQADNPLPNWWKWIFVACVVAALVYSIYFHKYSSWEQDVAYENEVKEHEEKFPKAIAVTSDDGSNPLRGNTNAIAEGEKTFKTICAACHGPTGQGLVGPNLVDSEWIHGSSDSEVYATIMKGIAFDKAKLGRGPMPPHENSLGSEKVYQVMAWLASQNKSLKASR
- the ccoO gene encoding cytochrome-c oxidase, cbb3-type subunit II; translated protein: MKLFDILLDWFSGFTDQWEKQGVKFTVYTTIAVLIGGIFELIPPFFISRTAVPIQGVKPFSPLELAGRDIYQKEGCNNCHTQMIRPFKWEVDRFDPSKSYGRDGYSKAGEFVYDHPFLWGSKRTGPDLAHESQIQPSYAWHKTHLINPRDTSPGSVMPAYPWLFEEKATLNVKEIIDHMRGLSKVGVPYTEEDYISAERELAAKTEGDALIAYLLKLGKDTAELSKSIQ